ACTCCGTCATCTACACCGTGACCGACGTGGCCGAGGACAAGGTCGTGCTCGACGGCAATCATCCGCTGGCCGGCATGGCGCTGCGCTTCTGGCTGAAGGTTTCGGAAGTGCGCGAAGCCACCGCCGAGGAAGTCGAGCATGGCCACGCCCACGGCGCCTCGGGCGTCGAGGTGGTGGACGAAGACGAGGACGACGATACCCCCCGCACGCTGCACTGAGCGCCCGCCTGCGTATCGCCCCTGAAGAAGCCGGCCGTTGCCGGCTTCTTTGCTTTGGCGCGCGTCACTGCGGTGCCGGGGCGTCCTTCAGTACGACCGCGAACGGCGATGCCACGGCGGGGGTGATCACCAGCTCGGCCCATTGCGAGACCGTGCTGCTCGGCAGCGATACGCGCGTGAAGTTCTGCATCACCTTGCCGGCCGCGTCGCGCAGCGGCTTGTCGATGCCGAAGCCGCTGTCGGGGCCGCCGCCGGCCGCATGCACCAGCAACACCTGGCCGTTGAAGCGCGCGCTCAGGTCGCGCAGCTGGCGCTTGAATTCCAGGTAGCCATCGCGCGTGCGATGGCGCATGAAGCCGTCCAGCAGCGTGGGCCGTCCCCGCTTTTCCCAGCCGTTGGCAAAATGCGGATCGGCGTGCGCCACCACGACGATGCCGTTGAGGTCGCGCTGGCGCGCCACCGAGAACGCCCGGGCCAGCCACTGCCGGTTGGCTTCGCGCCGGTCCTCGAATTCGCTGTTGCGGCCGCCTTCATCGCGGTAGTGGTTATTGTCGCCCGGCACGTTCAGGCCGACGATGAGCACATCGCCGACGCTGATGCGCATGTTCTCGCGGAAGCTGCGAAACAGCGCCTGGTCCGATTGCCGCACCAGCGGCCGCGATTGCCGGCCGAGCGTGGCGTCTTCCGGAAAGAACAGTTCGCGCAGGCGGTTCAGCCGCTCGACCGGGTCGAAGCTGCCGTTGACCGGCAGCCGGCATTCGGACCAGTCAGTTTCGCCCGGCACATAGATCAGCGGCAGCGGCGACTGGTTCAGCAACTGCTGGCGGCTGCCGAGCACGGCGTCGCTGCACGATTCCGTATCGCCCTTGATGCCGCCGGCATGGATGACCAGGTTCAGCTTGCGCTCGGCGAAGTGCTCGAGCAGCGTCGCCATATTGGCCTCCGCGGCGGGCCATTGCGGCAGGTCGGCGATCAGCGCGATGCGCACCACCTGGGGCTTGGCCGGCGGCCGCGCCGCCAGCGCGTGCGGCGCGGCCGTCGCCATGGCGATCAAGCACAGCCACGGCAGCAGCAGGGTCGGCAGGGCGCGTCGCAGCGCGTTCATGCCGTGTCGACCGCCTCGCCCGCGAGCGCCTTGAGCCGGTACAGCGCGTCCAGTGCCGCGCGCGGCGTCAGGGTGTCCGGGTCCAGGTCGGCCAGCGCATCGATCACGGCGGCCTGCTCCGGCGCCAGCACGGCGGCACCGTTGGCGGAAGCCGTGCCGGCATCGCCATCGTCCCAGGCCTCGTCGTCGTCCGGCGTCGGCGGCGCGGCGAACAGGTCGAGTTGCGGCGTGGGCGTGGCGTCGGCGGATTGCTGCTCCAGCCAGGCCAGGTGCTTGCGCGCGGCGCGGATCACCGGCTGCGGCACGCCGGCCAGTTGCGCCACCTGCAGGCCATAACTCTGGCTGGCCGGGCCGTCCTGCACCGCATGCAGGAACACGATGCCGTCGCCGTGCTCGACCGCCGACAGGTGCACGTTGGCCGCCTGCGGGAACTCCTGCGGCAGCTGGGTCAGCTCGAAGTAGTGCGTGGCGAACAGGGTATGGCTGCGGTTGTGCGACAGCAGGTGGCGCGCGATCGCCCACGCCAGCGCCAGGCCGTCGAAGGTCGAGGTGCCGCGGCCGATCTCGTCCATCAGCACCAGCGATGCCGGCGTGGCGTGGTGCAGGATGCCGGCGGCCTCGGTCATTTCGACCATGAAGGTCGAGCGCCCGCCGGCCAGGTCGTCGGCGGCGCCGATGCGGGTAAAGATGCGGTCGATCGGCCCGATCACCGCCCGCCGCGCCGGCACATAGGCGCCGACGCAGGCCAGCAGCACGATCAGCGCGGTCTGGCGCATGAAGGTCGATTTGCCGCCCATGTTCGGGCCGGTGATCAGCAACAGCTTGCGCGCCTCGTTGAGCTGGCAGTCGTTGGCGATAAACGCCACCGACTCCGCCGCGAGCTGGCCTTCGACCACCGGGTGCCGGCCCTGCACGATATCGACCACGTTCTCGGCGACGCGCTCCGGCGCCGACCAGTCCAGCGTCTGCGCGCGCTCGGCCAGTGCCGCCAGCACGTCCAGCCGCGCCAGCGCGGCGGCCACGCGCTGCAGCTCGCCGATATGCGGCAGCAGGGCTTGCAGCAGGCCCTCGTACAGCTGCTTCTCGCGCGCCAGTGCGCGGTCCTGCGCCGAAAGTGCCTTGTCTTCGAAGGCCTTCAGCTCGGGCGTGATGTAGCGCTCGGCGTTCTTCAGGGTCTGGCGGCGGCGGTAGTCGTCGGGCACCTTGTCGGCCTGGCCGTTGGTGACCTCGATATAGAAGCCGTGCACGCGGTTGAACTCGACGCGCAGGTTCGCAATGCCGGTGCGCGCGCGCTCGCGCGCTTCCAGGTCGATCAGGAACTGGCCGCAGTTTTCGGAGATATCGCGCAGCTCGTCGAGCTCGGCATCGAAGCCGCGCGCGATCACGCCGCCGTCGCGCACCACCGTGGCGGGTTCTTCGGCCACGGCGCGGACCAGCAGCTCCAGGCAAGCCTGCGGCACGGCCAGGTCCTGCACGGTTTGCGCCAGCAGCAGGCTGCCCTGGTCGTCGCGCAGGCAGGCCTGCACCTCCGGCAGCGCGCGCAGCGTGTCGCGCAGCGACGACAGGTCGCGCGGGCGCGCGTTGAGCAGCGCCAGGCGCGAGGTGATGCGCTCGACGTCGGCCAGCCGGCGCAGCGCCGCGCGCAGCGCGTCGCTGCCCTGGTCGATCAGCACGCCGATGGCCTGCTGCCGTGCCTGCGGGACGGCGGGGTCGCGCAGCGGGTGGTGCAGCCAGTGGCGCAGCGCGCGGCTGCCCATGGCGGTGCAGCAGGTGTCAAGCAGCGAGAACAGCGTCGGCGACTCGCCGCCTCGCAGCGTTTCGGTCAGCTCCAGGTTGCGCCGGGTGGCGGAATCCAGCCCGACGTACTCCGATTCGCGCTCGACCTTCACGCCCTGCACATGGCGTAGCGACTGGCCCTGGGTGGTGGCGGCGTAGTTCAGCAGCGCGCCGGCCGCGCCCAGCGCGGCCCCCAGCCCGGCACAGCCGAACGGGTCCAGGCTGGCCACGCCGAGCTGCTCGCGCAGCCGGCGCGTGCCGGCGTCCTGGTCGAAGTGCCATTCCGGCAGGCGCGTGCGTGCGCACGCCAGCGCGGGCAGTTCGATGCCATCGGCATAAAGCAGCTCGGCCGGGCGGATGCGCTCCAGTTCGCGGCCCAGCAGCGCCGCTTCGCATTCCATCAGGCGCAGTTCGCCGCTGGCCAGGTTCAGCCACGCCAGGCCGGTCTTGCTGACGCCGCGGCGCGTGGTCTGCTGGTGCACGGCCATCAGGAAGGTATCGGCCTTGTCCGGCAGCAGCGCGGCATCGGTCAGCGTGCCCGGGGTGACGATGCGCACCACCTTGCGCTCCACCGGCCCCTTGCTGGTGGCCGGGTCGCCGATCTGCTCGCAGATCGCAACCGATTCGCCCAGCTTCACCAGCCGCGCCAGGTACTGGTCCACCGAATGGAAGGGGATGCCGGCCATGCGGATCGGCACGCCGTTGGAAGCGCCGCGCGCGGTCAGCGTGATGTCGAGCAGGCGCGCCGCCTTCTCGGCATCGTCATGAAAAAGTTCGTAGAAGTCACCCATGCGGTAGAACAGCAGGGTGTCGGGATGGTCCGCCTTGATGCGCAAATATTGCGCCATCATGGGTGTGTGCTTGCCTGCGGACGAATCGGCCTGCGCCTGTTCGGTGTCGGTCTTTTTCTGCAATCCCATTGCCATTTAGCCTGTCTGGCGGTGGGCCTGCATCGTGCCGCCCGATCCGCGCGAGCGCACCCTGCGTGCCGTGGAAAAGCGCCTCCGCGGTGGCGGGCCGGGCGCTGGTCCGGCGGCCTGCGGCCGCGGCACTAAGGGGCGTTTTCGAATATGGGCGATATGGTACAGCACGGTGGCGACGCCGAAGGGTCGCAGACCCCTGTGGCGGCCCGGGATCAGCGGAACACCAGCACCGGAATATCGCTATGGGTCAGCACCTTCTGCGTTTCGCTGCCCAGCAGCAGCCCGCTGAGGCCGCGGCGGCCATGCGAGGCCATGAAGATGACATCGCAGCCCAGGTCCCTGGCGGCATGGATGATGCCCTGGTACGGCGCCGACGCGCTGGAGACGTGGCCGGTGCATGGCACGCCGGCCAGCGCGGCCGCGGACTCGACCTTGGCCAGTTCCTGGCGCGCATCGGCTTGCACGCGCTGCTGGTACGCGTCGCGCTTTTCGTGCGAGCTGTCGCTGGTCAGCACATACGGATAGCTCTCCACGCACATGTAGGGCGTGAGCCGTGCCGCCGATGTGCGGGCGAACTGGATGGCGGCGGAGACCGCCCGGTGCGACAGCTCCGAGCCGTCGACGGGGAGCAGGATGTGCTTGAACATGGCGTCCTTTTTATGTTGTGTGTGGCGAATGGCGCGAAGCGGGCGAGCGCGGGCGGCATCCTATGCTGCCGCGCCGCGTTCAGTTGGCCAGCGCGCGCCCGACGATCAGCGGATCCGGCTGGCCGATGGCGGTGGTGTCGCGGTTGGCATACGGGAAGCGCGACAGGATGTAGCGCAGTGCATTGAGCCGCGCGCGCTTCTTGCAATCGGAGCGGATCACCGTCCATGGCGCATCGGCGGTATCGGTATGCGCGAACATGGCCTCCTTGGCGCGGGTGTAGTCGTCCCATTTGTCGAGCGAGGCCACGTCGACCGGGCTGAGCTTCCATTGCTTGAGCGGATGGATCTCGCGCTCGCGGAAGCGCCGGCGCTGCTCCTTCTGGCTTACCGAGAACCAGAACTTGAACAGGTGGATGCCGCTGCGCACCAGGTGCCGCTCGAAATCCGGCGCCTGCTGCAGGAAGTCCTGGTATTCGCGCGCCGAGCAAAAGCCCATCACATGCTCGACGCCGGCGCGGTTGTACCAGGAGCGGTCGAACAGCACGATCTCTCCCGCGGACGGCAGGTGCTGCACGTAGCGCTGGAAGTACCATTGCCCGCGTTCGGCCTCGGTAGGCTTTTCCAGCGCCACCACGCGGGCGCCGCGCGGGTTCATGTGTTCCATGAAGCGTTTGATGGTACCGCCCTTGCCGGCGGCGTCGCGGCCTTCGAACAGGATCACCACGCGCTGGCCGGTCTCGCGCACCCAGGCCTGGAACTTGAGCAGTTCCACCTGCAGGCGGTACTTCTGCTTCTCGTAATTGCGCCGCGACATCAGGTTCTGGTACGGGTAGGCGCCTTCGCGCCAGCCGGCGGACAGTTCGTCGTCCGGGTGGCGCTGGCGGCCAGCCTGCCAGGCGGCGGGATCGCCTTCGAGGATCAGGCTGCGCAATTGCGCGGCCTCGTCCGGCGCCAGGCCGTCGAGCAGCGTGCGGATGGCGCCAAGCATGCCGGTGCCATCGCCGGCCTGGCTGGCCAGGATGTCCTGCATGCCGCCTGCCGCCAGTTGCACGGCGGCTTCGACGGCGCTGTCGACTTCATTGCGCTGGGCCGACAGCGCGGAGCGGGTGGGCAGCACATCGCCGCGGGCCGTGGCGCGGGGCCGTGTCGCGCCCGGAGTGCGCGAGGTCTGGAGGTTGGGGTCGGTCATCTGCGCGCCTCCGTCAGGCGGCGGTGCGGCGCAGGATTTGATAGAGCTGGTCCTTGAGCAGCAGCTTCTCTTTTTTCAGCCGCTCGATTTCGAACGTGGAAGCCGGCACCAGGCCGCGCTCCATGTTGTGGATTTCCTGATCGAGCGAATTGTGGCGGTGGAACAGCCGCGCAAAGTGCGCGTCTTGGGTCTTCAGGGTGCTGATCTGGTCGCGGTACTCGGGAAACATGCTGGCTCTCCTGTGGCTGGATCCGCGCGCACATGGCGTGGCGCATGGATTCATTCTGGTGAGCGCAGGGCGGCGCGGCCTTGACCAGGATCATGGCTCGCCGGGGAATGAGACGAGGCCGCGTTGGGCAACGCACGTGCATGCGGCCCCGTAAAAACAAACGCCCGCCGGAATGCGGCGGGCGGGCTGGCATGGCCGCTCAGGCCATCAGCGGGATTCAGGCCGAGGCGGGCTTGGCGTTGTCCAGCGAGTACGGCGACAGCAGGCGCACCATCTGGGCAAAGGCCTTGGGGTTGCCGGCCAGCACTTCGCCTTGTTCCATCTGGCGCGGCTCGCCGGCATAGTTGCCCACCAGCCCGCCCGATTCGGTGATCAGCAGCATGCCGGCGGCCATGTCCCACGGCTGCAGGCCGCGCTCGAAGAAGCCGTCGAGGCGGCCGCAGGCCACGTAGGCCAGGTCCAGCGCCGCGGCGCCCGGGCGACGCAGGCCGGCGCAGCTGCGCGTCATCAGCGCGAAGATCTCGAGGTACTCGTCCACGCCTTCCAGGTCGCGGAACGGGAAGCCGGTGCCGATCAGGCAGTCGGCCAGCTTGTCGCGGCGGGTGACGCGGATGCGGCGGTTGTTCAGGAAGGCGCCGGCGCCCTTGGTGGCGGTGAACAGTTCGTCGCGGGTCGGGTCATAGACCACCGCCTGCACCGGCGTGCCGCGGTGCAGCTGGGCGATCGAGACCGCGTATTGCGGGAAGCCGTGGATGAAGTTGGTGGTGCCGTCGAGCGGGTCGATCACCCAGGTGTATTCATGGCCGGCTTCGTCTTCGGCCCAGGACTGGCCGGACTCTTCCGCTAGAATGCCGTGTTCCGGGTAGGCGGTGCGCAGGACCTCGATGATCGCGGCTTCAGCGGCGCGGTCCACCTCGGTAACGAAATCGTTGTGTTGCTTGCGCGAGACGCGCACCAGATCGACGTCGAGCGACGCGCGGTTGATGATGGATCCCGCCTTGCGGGCCGCCTTGATGGCGATATTGAGCATCGGATGCATGAATCTCTCCAGGCCGGCCACGATGCGGCGGGGCGCCAAAGCGCCGCACGCCCGCTCATGGGCAGCTGACAACACAACGGATTGTAGAAGAACGTGGGACGTCGCCTGGACTGAATGGCCTTGCCGCGGGACGCCCTGTAGATGTGTCGAGAACGCCTCGCGGGCAAGGATAAACCTGGCGCCGCGCCAAAGAAGAACCCCGAATTGTATATGAACCCGGCAATTGATACGAGCCAGACCGCCATGCCACCCGACGGCGGCGACGCCTTCGGCCGCGTGCGCTTCGTGCTGGTGGAAACCAGCCATCCCGGCAACGTGGGCTCGGTGGCGCGGGCCATCAAGACCATGGGCTTCGGCAGCCTGGTGCTGGTGTCGCCACGCGAGCCGGAGGTGCTGCGGCATCCCGATGCCGTGGCCATGGCCAGCGGCGCCGACGACGTGCTGGCCGCCGCGGTGATCGTCGACGGGGTGGACGCGGCCCTGGCCGGGGCCGCGCTGACCGTCGCCATGACCGCGCGCCAGCGCGAGTTCGGGCCGCCGCGGCTGCTGCCGCGTGCCGCCGCCGCGCGGGCGCGCCAGACGCTGGGCGGCAGCGGCGACGTGGCGTTCGTGTTCGGCAACGAGCGCTACGGCCTGCCCAACGAGGTGGTGGAGCGCTGCAACGCCGTGACCCATATCCCCGCCAATCCCGCCTATGCCTCGCTGAACCTGGCGCAGGCGGTGCAGCTGGTCGCCTACGAGATGCGGCTGACGCTGCTGGACGCCGCCCCGGACGCGGGCGCCAATATCGGCTATGCTGGCGAGCCGGCCACGGCGGAACAGGTCGAGGCCATGTTCGGCCACCTGCAGACCGGGCTGGAGGCGATCGGATTTCTCGATCCGTCCAACCCCCGCAAGCTGATGACCCGGCTGCGCCGCCTGCTGGCGCGCAGCGGCCTCGAGCGCGAGGAAGTGAACATCCTGCGCGGCATCGCCAAGCACATGCTGATTGCCGCGCAGAACCCGTCTGGCCCGCAAGCCGACCGGTGACAGGAGCAAAGGACTGTGGCAGCAACCCGTAGCGATGCGATGTGGGACCAGGACGGTGCATGCCGATGCGGCGTGGCCGGATGTCCCGCCGCCGCGGGCTCGCGCATGCCCGGTCGATGTTGATCGCAGCATCGCAGCAATGTCCCTGGCGGATCAGGGGCCAAATGCCGGTGCCGCAGGGCGGGCCGGCAAATCCCTTACACTCCTGATCCTCTTCACCGGCCCCCGACCGCGCCGGCGACCCTGCCCCGGGCCCAGGCCCGCGTGGCGCGGCGCACGGCGCGGCACCACGACACGACCAAGATGTTCTCTCGCCTGAAGGAAGATATCGACACGATCATGCTGCGCGATCCCGCCGCGCGCAGCCGCCTCGAAGTCCTGACCTGCTACCCGGGCCTGCACGCGGTGCTGCTGCACCGGCTGGCGCACGCATGCTGGCGCGCGGGGCTTCACTGGCTGGGCCGCTGGATTTCGCACTGGTCGCGCTTTTTTACCGGCATCGAGATCCATCCCGCGGCGACGCTGGGCCGGCGCGTGTTCATCGACCACGGCATGGGCGTGGTCATCGGCGAAACCGCGCAGATCGGCGACGACTGCACCATCTACCAGGGCGTGACGCTGGGCGGCACGTCGCTGTACAAGGGCCAGAAACGGCATCCGACCCTCGGGGCCGGCGTGGTGGTCAGCGCCGGCGCCAAGGTGCTGGGCGGGTTCGTGGTGGGCGACGGCGCGCGCGTGGGCTCCAATGCGGTGGTGCTCAAGCCGGTGCCGCCAGGCGCGACCGCGGTCGGCATCCCGGCCCGCATCATCCTGCCGGATGCGCCGTCGGTGCAGCAGGGTGCCAAGCAGGAGTTCTCGGCCTACGGCATCACGCCCAACGCCGACGACCCGGTGTCGCTGGCGCTCAAGAGCCTGATCGACAATGCCGCGCTCCAGCATGACCGCATCGAGGCCGTGCTGGCCGCGCTCGACCGGCTTGGCGAACACCTGGAGAACACGCCGAACGATCCGTTCGATGCCAGCGAGCTGCGCAAGCTGATGAAATAACGGCGTGCCGGCACGGGCTGCGCCGCTGGCCCGCGGTGCCGCTCAGTCGGTCTGCGGCAGCAGCCGGAAACCGTCACGGTCCAGCTGCAGCACCGCGGCGCGCGGATGCGCGCCATCCAGGTCCCAGTCGGTCAGCACCCAGCGCACGCCTGCACCGTCTTCGTGGCGGGCAGGGCGATGGGTATGGCCATGGATCAGCAGCGACGCGCCGGCGGCGCCGAGCAACTCGGCCGCCGCCGCTGGGGCCACATCCCCATAGACCACCGGCACCGCCGCGCCGGCGCTGCGTTGCCTGGCGCGGTTGCCTTCGCTGTCCGCGCGCAGCTTGCGGGCCACCGCCAGGCGAGCGCGCAGCGGCAGCGCCAGGAACACGCGCTGCACCCAGCGCTTGCGGGTCCAGCGGCGAAAGCGGTTGTAGCGTTCGTCGTCGATGCACAGCATGTCGCCGTGGCTCAGCACGACGCGCTGGCCGGCGCAATCGATCAAGGTGGGGTCGGGCAGCAGCGTGGCGCCCGCGGCGCCGGCAAAGCGGCGGCCCAGCAGGAAGTCGCGGTTGCCGTGCATCAGGTACACCGCCACGCCGCGCGCGGACAGTGTGCGCAGCGCCAGCGCCACGCGTTGCGCGAACGGCGCGTCGGTTTCTTCGTCGCCGACCCAGAATTCAAAGAAGTCGCCCAGGATGAACAGCGTGCGCGCCTGCGCTGCGGCGCGCTCGAGCGTGCGCTCGAAGGCCGCTAGCGTGCGCGGCATGCCGGGCGTCAGATGCAGGTCGGAAATGAACCACGCCGGCGCCTGTACCTCGAGGGGACCGGCCACCGGCGTGTGGGAGATTGCGGTCATGCGTGGTGTCGGGAAAAAAAGGCCGGCACGCGCGCGCGCACGGTACCGCAATCGGCAGGCATCGGCTTATTCGACGACGACGGCCTTCTCGATCACGACGTCTTCCAGCGGCACGTCCTGGTGGAAGCCCGAGCTGCCGGTACGCACGCCCTTGATCTGCTCGACCACGTCGGTGCCGTCGACGACCTTGCCGAACACGGCATAGCCGAAGCCCTGCGGGGTCGGCGACGAAAAGTTGAGGAAGTCGTTGTCGACCACGTTGATGAAGAACTGCGCGGTGGCCGAGTGCGGCGCATTGGTGCGCGCCATCGCCACGGTGTAGCGGTCGTTCTTCAGGCCGTTGCCGGCTTCGTTCTCGATCGGGGCGTCGGTGTCCTTCTGCTTCATGCCGGGTTCGAAGCCGCCGCCCTGGATCATGAAGTTCTTGATCACGCGGTGGAAGATGGTGTTGTCGTAGTGGCCCTTGCGGACATACGACAGGAAGTTCTCAACCGTTTTCGGGGCCTTCTCGGCGTCGAGTTCCAGGGTGATCACACCCTTGTTGGTCTGGAGCTGTACCTTGGACATGGCGGTTTCCTCTGTTCGGTAATTATTTGACGACGGTGGCCGACTCGATCACGATCGGCGCGGCCGGCACGTTGCGCATCGGGCCGTAGGCCGTGGTCGGCACGGACTTGATCTTGTCGATCGTGTCCATGCCTTCCACCACCTTGCCGAAGACGGCATAGCCATTGCCGTCCGGCTGCGGGTAGTCGAGATTCGGATTATCCACCACATTGACGAAGAACTGCGCGGTGGCCGAGTCCGGGTTGCTGGTGCGCGCCATGGCAACCGTGCCGGCCTTGTTCTTGAGGCCGTTGCGGGCTTCCAGCGGGATCGGCGCGCGCGTGGGCTTTTCCTTCATGTCGCGGTCAAAGCCGCCGCCCTGCACCATGAAGCCGTTGATCACGCGGTGGAAGATGGTGCCACTGTAGAAGCCGCTCTTCACATATTCCAGGAAGTTCGCGACGGTCTTGGGCGCTGCCTCGGGATAGAGCTCGACCGTGAACTTGCCGGCGCTGGTGACGAACTGGACGCGCTCGGCGGCCTTCTGCTGGGCCAGCGCGCTGAACGAAGACAGCGCCAGGGTGCCGGCGGCCAGGCCGGCCAGCAGGATGCGACGGGAACGGATCATGAATGGAACTCCGGTAAGTCGGGATGGACACGGCCCGGGCATGGCGCGCCGGGCCAGCGGATGGAGGGTCAGTTCGCCGCCGGGGCGCTGGCCGGAGACTGGCGTCCGCCCGGCGCCGCCTTGCGGCCGGTGGCCGCTGGCGCGGCCGGCTTCGGTGGCGCTGCCACGGCGGAGGCCGGGGCCAGTTGGCGCAGGCCGGCGCTGGCGCGGGCATCGCCCGGATTGCGGCGCAGGGCCTCGGTGTAGGCCTGCTCGGCCAGGCGGCGGTAGACGTCGCCCAGGTTGGTGTAGCCGACCGCGAAGGCCGGCTTGACCTCGGTGGCCAGCAGCAGTTCGGCTTCGGCGCGCTTCAGGTCGCCGCGCTTGGCATAAAGCAGTGCCAGGTTGTTGTGCGGCTCGGGCAGTTCGGGAAAGTCCTGCGCCATCTCGCTGAAGGCCTGGATCGCTTCGTCCTCGCGGCCCGCCTGGGCCAGCGCCCAGGCCCGCTGGAAGCGGGCCTGCGCATTGCGCGGATTGGTGGCAAGCACGCGGTCGAAGCCCTTGATGGCGTCCTCGTAGCGGCGCGCATTGGCGGCTTGCTGGGCCTCGCCCATGCCCGGGTCGGTCGACTGGATGCCGCCGACCGGCGAGGTCGGCACCGCCAGCGACAGCGGGCCGTTCTGCGCGGACGCGGGGCCTGCCAGCGCCGCGGCCAGCGCCAGCAGCGGCACGACGGTGCGAGATCCGCGCCGGCGCATGCGTGCAGCGGTGGCGGCGTGGACAGCAAAAAACGGGGAGGGCAGCGGCAGGCTCATTGAGGACGGGTCCGTTATACTCCGCGGCATTCTAGCAAAGCGGCAAGTGCGGCACGAAGGCGGTGCCGCGGCGGCCAGGTGTGCGGGGCCATGCGCGGGCTCCATGCGCGGGCTCCATGCGCGGCTTCCATGCGCGCCGGCGCGCCGGGCCGCGTCGCCGACTCGCGCACTGCCTTCCGGTAAGATATGGGGCGCGACGGCATTGCGCCAGTGGCGGCGTGCGCGCCGGCGGCCATGGCCCGCGTTGCCTGCCGGGCGAACCCGGCAGACTCCTCTCACCACTCACTTCGTTTCATGCAGCCCCTGAACATCTACAACACGCTCGCGCGTGAGAAACAGCCATTCGTGCCAATCGAACCCGGCAAGGTCCGCATGTATGTGTGCGGCATGACCGTGTACGACTACTGCCACGTCGGCCACGCGCGCGTGATGGTGGTG
The window above is part of the Cupriavidus taiwanensis LMG 19424 genome. Proteins encoded here:
- the mutS gene encoding DNA mismatch repair protein MutS, translating into MGLQKKTDTEQAQADSSAGKHTPMMAQYLRIKADHPDTLLFYRMGDFYELFHDDAEKAARLLDITLTARGASNGVPIRMAGIPFHSVDQYLARLVKLGESVAICEQIGDPATSKGPVERKVVRIVTPGTLTDAALLPDKADTFLMAVHQQTTRRGVSKTGLAWLNLASGELRLMECEAALLGRELERIRPAELLYADGIELPALACARTRLPEWHFDQDAGTRRLREQLGVASLDPFGCAGLGAALGAAGALLNYAATTQGQSLRHVQGVKVERESEYVGLDSATRRNLELTETLRGGESPTLFSLLDTCCTAMGSRALRHWLHHPLRDPAVPQARQQAIGVLIDQGSDALRAALRRLADVERITSRLALLNARPRDLSSLRDTLRALPEVQACLRDDQGSLLLAQTVQDLAVPQACLELLVRAVAEEPATVVRDGGVIARGFDAELDELRDISENCGQFLIDLEARERARTGIANLRVEFNRVHGFYIEVTNGQADKVPDDYRRRQTLKNAERYITPELKAFEDKALSAQDRALAREKQLYEGLLQALLPHIGELQRVAAALARLDVLAALAERAQTLDWSAPERVAENVVDIVQGRHPVVEGQLAAESVAFIANDCQLNEARKLLLITGPNMGGKSTFMRQTALIVLLACVGAYVPARRAVIGPIDRIFTRIGAADDLAGGRSTFMVEMTEAAGILHHATPASLVLMDEIGRGTSTFDGLALAWAIARHLLSHNRSHTLFATHYFELTQLPQEFPQAANVHLSAVEHGDGIVFLHAVQDGPASQSYGLQVAQLAGVPQPVIRAARKHLAWLEQQSADATPTPQLDLFAAPPTPDDDEAWDDGDAGTASANGAAVLAPEQAAVIDALADLDPDTLTPRAALDALYRLKALAGEAVDTA
- a CDS encoding universal stress protein: MFKHILLPVDGSELSHRAVSAAIQFARTSAARLTPYMCVESYPYVLTSDSSHEKRDAYQQRVQADARQELAKVESAAALAGVPCTGHVSSASAPYQGIIHAARDLGCDVIFMASHGRRGLSGLLLGSETQKVLTHSDIPVLVFR
- the ppk2 gene encoding polyphosphate kinase 2, whose product is MTDPNLQTSRTPGATRPRATARGDVLPTRSALSAQRNEVDSAVEAAVQLAAGGMQDILASQAGDGTGMLGAIRTLLDGLAPDEAAQLRSLILEGDPAAWQAGRQRHPDDELSAGWREGAYPYQNLMSRRNYEKQKYRLQVELLKFQAWVRETGQRVVILFEGRDAAGKGGTIKRFMEHMNPRGARVVALEKPTEAERGQWYFQRYVQHLPSAGEIVLFDRSWYNRAGVEHVMGFCSAREYQDFLQQAPDFERHLVRSGIHLFKFWFSVSQKEQRRRFREREIHPLKQWKLSPVDVASLDKWDDYTRAKEAMFAHTDTADAPWTVIRSDCKKRARLNALRYILSRFPYANRDTTAIGQPDPLIVGRALAN
- a CDS encoding YdcH family protein, which encodes MFPEYRDQISTLKTQDAHFARLFHRHNSLDQEIHNMERGLVPASTFEIERLKKEKLLLKDQLYQILRRTAA
- a CDS encoding inositol monophosphatase family protein, with the translated sequence MHPMLNIAIKAARKAGSIINRASLDVDLVRVSRKQHNDFVTEVDRAAEAAIIEVLRTAYPEHGILAEESGQSWAEDEAGHEYTWVIDPLDGTTNFIHGFPQYAVSIAQLHRGTPVQAVVYDPTRDELFTATKGAGAFLNNRRIRVTRRDKLADCLIGTGFPFRDLEGVDEYLEIFALMTRSCAGLRRPGAAALDLAYVACGRLDGFFERGLQPWDMAAGMLLITESGGLVGNYAGEPRQMEQGEVLAGNPKAFAQMVRLLSPYSLDNAKPASA
- a CDS encoding RNA methyltransferase — encoded protein: MNPAIDTSQTAMPPDGGDAFGRVRFVLVETSHPGNVGSVARAIKTMGFGSLVLVSPREPEVLRHPDAVAMASGADDVLAAAVIVDGVDAALAGAALTVAMTARQREFGPPRLLPRAAAARARQTLGGSGDVAFVFGNERYGLPNEVVERCNAVTHIPANPAYASLNLAQAVQLVAYEMRLTLLDAAPDAGANIGYAGEPATAEQVEAMFGHLQTGLEAIGFLDPSNPRKLMTRLRRLLARSGLEREEVNILRGIAKHMLIAAQNPSGPQADR
- the cysE gene encoding serine O-acetyltransferase; this translates as MFSRLKEDIDTIMLRDPAARSRLEVLTCYPGLHAVLLHRLAHACWRAGLHWLGRWISHWSRFFTGIEIHPAATLGRRVFIDHGMGVVIGETAQIGDDCTIYQGVTLGGTSLYKGQKRHPTLGAGVVVSAGAKVLGGFVVGDGARVGSNAVVLKPVPPGATAVGIPARIILPDAPSVQQGAKQEFSAYGITPNADDPVSLALKSLIDNAALQHDRIEAVLAALDRLGEHLENTPNDPFDASELRKLMK
- a CDS encoding UDP-2,3-diacylglucosamine diphosphatase, whose protein sequence is MTAISHTPVAGPLEVQAPAWFISDLHLTPGMPRTLAAFERTLERAAAQARTLFILGDFFEFWVGDEETDAPFAQRVALALRTLSARGVAVYLMHGNRDFLLGRRFAGAAGATLLPDPTLIDCAGQRVVLSHGDMLCIDDERYNRFRRWTRKRWVQRVFLALPLRARLAVARKLRADSEGNRARQRSAGAAVPVVYGDVAPAAAAELLGAAGASLLIHGHTHRPARHEDGAGVRWVLTDWDLDGAHPRAAVLQLDRDGFRLLPQTD
- a CDS encoding peptidylprolyl isomerase, whose amino-acid sequence is MSKVQLQTNKGVITLELDAEKAPKTVENFLSYVRKGHYDNTIFHRVIKNFMIQGGGFEPGMKQKDTDAPIENEAGNGLKNDRYTVAMARTNAPHSATAQFFINVVDNDFLNFSSPTPQGFGYAVFGKVVDGTDVVEQIKGVRTGSSGFHQDVPLEDVVIEKAVVVE
- a CDS encoding peptidylprolyl isomerase, whose product is MIRSRRILLAGLAAGTLALSSFSALAQQKAAERVQFVTSAGKFTVELYPEAAPKTVANFLEYVKSGFYSGTIFHRVINGFMVQGGGFDRDMKEKPTRAPIPLEARNGLKNKAGTVAMARTSNPDSATAQFFVNVVDNPNLDYPQPDGNGYAVFGKVVEGMDTIDKIKSVPTTAYGPMRNVPAAPIVIESATVVK